The Carassius carassius chromosome 16, fCarCar2.1, whole genome shotgun sequence genome window below encodes:
- the lamp3 gene encoding lysosome-associated membrane glycoprotein 3, whose product MTHASYYAALLLLMSSMHWLGSSLASNPLQLSATADEVPAIINSDPPITYLSQRPVLQPKESPPPKFLYTLRNPQGKVCVLANMGVEFVVRENKKKYYFNVNPSLTRVTGFCGSQKSVFSLEFDGGHLEFTFIKEGDLSYVSNVKGLLKPVPPCKNCQNKTYVGVVSNDKLFKAKNGLSFQCKSKTTLILASFLRVKLVPLQIQAFGLANGAFGKEVECWEDYNKRMIPIILGAVAAAICLIAILTFVLVRERRNRGYEQL is encoded by the exons ATGACTCATGCAAGTTACTACGCCGCTTTGCTTCTTCTGATGTCTTCCATGCATTGGCTAG GAAGCTCTCTAGCCTCAAACCCTCTTCAACTTTCAGCTACAGCGGATGAAGTTCCTGCCATCATCAACAGTGATCCTCCCATTACGTATCTGTCCCAGAGACCCGTTCTCCAGCCCAAAGAAAGCCCCCCGCCTAAGTTTCTGTACACCTTGAGGAACCCTCAGGGCAAAGTGTGTGTGCTGGCTAATATGGGAGTGGAGTTTGTGGTGCGAGAGAACAAA AAGAAGTATTATTTCAATGTGAATCCCAGCCTTACACGAGTCACAGGATTCTGTGGGAGCCAAAAGTCTGTTTTCTCACTGGAGTTTGACGGTGGACATCTGGAGTTCACTTTCATCAAG GAAGGTGATCTCTCCTATGTGAGCAACGTCAAAGGTCTTCTGAAACCTGTCCCACCTTGTAAAAATTGCCAGA ATAAAACCTATGTAGGAGTTGTAAGTAACGATAAGTTATTCAAAGCAAAAAATGGTCTAAGCTTCCAATGCAAGTCTAAGACAACTTTGATACTGGCAAGCTTCTTGAGAGTCAAACTGGTGCCACTGCAGATTCAAGCCTTTGGTCTAGCTAATGGAGCGTTTGGAAAAG AGGTTGAGTGTTGGGAGGATTACAACAAGCGCATGATCCCCATTATTCTGGGTGCTGTAGCTGCAGCAATTTGCCTCATCGCCATTCTGACGTTTGTGCTCGTCAGAGAACGCCGCAACCGAGGCTACGAACAACTCTGA
- the mccc1 gene encoding methylcrotonoyl-CoA carboxylase subunit alpha, mitochondrial has protein sequence MAAVFLKTQLNRAIYRHLLTLIWTRGSIRHASVGRIEKVLIANRGEIACRVMRTAKKMGVRSVAVYSDADRHAMHVAMADEAYHIGPAASQQSYLRMDRILDVAKKSSAQAVHPGYGFLSENTEFAELCKQEGIIFIGPPSSAIRDMGIKSTSKHIMSAAGVPIIEGYHGEDQSDGKLQSEAARIGYPVMIKAVRGGGGKGMRIALSEAEFHEQLESARREARKSFNDDVMLIEKFVENPRHVEVQVFGDQYSDAVYLFERDCSVQRRHQKIIEEAPGPGISPEVRRKLGEAAVRAAKAVNYVGAGTVEFIMDAQHNFYFMEMNTRLQVEHPVSEMITGTDLVEWQLRVAAGEKLPLSQEQIMLHGHSFEARIYAEDPNNNFLPGAGPLLHLSTPQGDQCTRIETGVREGDEVSAHYDPMIAKLVVWGEDRSAALKRLRYCLRQYNIVGLNTNIDFLLSLSGHPEFEAGNVHTSFIPQHYDHLFPAARSPSGALLCQAALGLLLHEKHHTEMYRNQTSDMFSPFASSNGRRFNVLQCRNLTLQLGDDKVAVSITYNPDGTYSMETGSQVFHVSGELQREGDVTYLWCSVDGVLSRPKLVILDNTVHIFSMEGNAQVDVPVPKFLAGVSGSSAQGGAVAPMTGTIEKVLVKAGDSVQKGDPLMVMIAMKMEHTIRAPKAGVIKKVFFKEGSQANRHAALVEMEQEEGAGEE, from the exons ATGGCTGCGGTGTTTCTAAAAACTCAACTCAACAGAGCTATATACAGACACCTGCT GACGCTGATCTGGACCAGAGGATCCATCAGACATGCATCTGTGG GGAGGATTGAGAAAGTGCTCATTGCTAACAGAGGAGAGATAGCATGCCGGGTGATGCGGACGGCCAAGAAGATGGGCGTTCGCTCGGTTGCGGTGTACAGCGACGCAGACAGACACGCCATGCATGTGGCCATG GCGGATGAGGCGTATCATATCGGGCCAGCAGCGTCTCAGCAGAGTTACCTGCGCATGGACAGGATCCTGGATGTCGCCAAGAAATCCTCTGCTCAG GCGGTCCATCCTGGATATGGATTCCTGTCGGAAAATACAGAGTTTGCTGAACTGTGCAAACAAGAGGGCATCATCTTCATCGGCCCGCCGTCGTCAGCCATCCGGGACATGGGAATCAAAAg CACATCTAAACACATCATGTCAGCTGCTGGCGTGCCCATCATTGAGGGTTACCATGGCGAGGACCAATCAGATGGCAAACTTCAAAGCGAGGCCGCAAGGATCGGTTACCCCGTGATGATCAAAGCCGTCCGCGGCGGCGGAGGGAAG GGAATGCGCATCGCACTCTCAGAAGCAGAGTTTCACGAGCAACTGGAGTCGGCTCGCAGAGAAGCACGCAAGTCATTCAACGACGACGTGATGCTGATCGAGAAGTTTGTGGAGAACCCCAG ACACGTTGAGGTGCAGGTGTTTGGTGACCAGTACAGCGATGCAGTGTATCTGTTCGAGAGAGACTGTAGTGTACAGAGACGACACCAGAAGATCATCGAGGAGGCTCCAGGG CCGGGCATCAGTCCTGAGGTCAGGAGGAAACTCGGAGAGGCAGCGGTGCGAGCAGCTAAAGCAGTCAACTATGTAGGAGCAG GTACTGTGGAGTTCATCATGGACGCGCAGCACAATTTCTACTTCATGGAGATGAACACGCGTCTGCAGGTGGAGCATCCCGTCTCAGAGATGATCACGGGAACAGACCTGGTTGAGTGGCAACTGCGC GTGGCTGCGGGGGAGAAGCTGCCCCTCTCTCAGGAGCAGATCATGTTGCACGGTCATTCTTTTGAGGCCAGGATATACGCTGAAGACCCCAATAACAACTTCCTTCCCGGAGCGGGGCCGCTGCTACACCTGTCCACGCCGCAGGGGGATCAGTGCACACGCATAGAGACGGGGGTGCGAGAAG GTGATGAAGTTTCTGCTCATTACGATCCAATGATCGCCAAACTAGTGGTTTGGGGGGAAGATCGCTCCGCCGCTCTGAAAAGACTCAGATACTGCCTTCGACAATACAAC ATTGTGGGTCTCAACACCAATATCGACTTCTTACTCAGTCTTTCGGGGCATCCGGAGTTCGAGGCAGGGAACGTCCACACCAGCTTCATCCCGCAGCACTATGATCATCTGTTCCCCGCCGCTCGAAGCCCATCCGGTGCACTGCTCTGTCAGGCCGCTCTGGGTCTGCTGCTCCacgaaaaacaccacacagagaTGTACAGAAACCAAACCAGTG ACATGTTCTCTCCGTTTGCCTCCAGTAACGGGAGACGATTCAATGTCCTGCAGTGCAGGAACCTCACACTTCAGCTCGGGGACGACA AAGTGGCAGTATCTATTACTTACAATCCAGATGGGACATACAGTATGGAG ACTGGCAGTCAGGTGTTTCATGTATCAGGAGAGCTGCAGAGGGAAGGAGATGTGACCTACCTGTGGTGCTCCGTCGATGGAGTGCTGTCCCGACCCAAACTAGTCATTCTGGACAACACCGTACACATCTTTTCTATG GAGGGAAATGCACAGGTGGATGTACCAGTGCCCAAGTTCCTGGCGGGCGTTAGTGGCTCCAGTGCACAGGGTGGCGCTGTTGCACCCATGACAGGCACCATCGAAAAG GTCTTAGTCAAGGCTGGAGACTCGGTCCAGAAAGGAGATCCTCTGATGGTGATGATTGCCATGAAAATGGAG CACACAATCCGTGCACCAAAAGCAGGAGTCATCAAGAAGGTGTTCTTCAAAGAGGGCTCGCAGGCTAACCGTCACGCAGCTCTGGTAGAGATGGAGCAAGAGGAAGGAGCTGGGGAAGAGTAA